The Hymenobacter sp. 5317J-9 genome has a window encoding:
- a CDS encoding bifunctional UDP-3-O-[3-hydroxymyristoyl] N-acetylglucosamine deacetylase/3-hydroxyacyl-ACP dehydratase, translating into MNDKQHTIQAPVTVRGIGLHTGVEATMTFCPAPVGHGYKFQRVDMPGQPIVDADVDNVVDLSRGTTIEQNGARVNTVEHTLAALVGLQLDNVLIQLSGPEPPIMDGSSAEFIKAIETVGLQEQNALRNYYEIPESIRYVDNARGVEIAALPLADYRLTVMVDYNSPVLGSQHATLADINQFGDEIASSRTFCFLHELEMLYKNNLIRGGDLSNAIVVVDRVVSDDELTDLAKMLGKPRVSVKKEGILNNVDLRHKNEPARHKLLDLVGDLALVGRPLKGQILAARPGHAANVAFAKRIKKKMLEARSNPVPVYDLNREPVMDINRIMQVLPHRYPFMMIDKVIHLDDQVVTAVKNVSINEPFFQGHFPGNPVMPGVLQIEGLAQTGGILVMNTVPDPENYWQYFLGIENARFRKKVLPGDTIIYHCQLLAPIKRGIAKMRGQAFVNGKVVCEAEMSAAIVRKDA; encoded by the coding sequence ATGAACGACAAGCAACACACCATACAGGCGCCCGTGACGGTGCGCGGCATCGGACTGCACACCGGCGTGGAAGCCACCATGACGTTTTGCCCCGCGCCGGTGGGCCACGGCTACAAATTTCAGCGGGTTGACATGCCCGGGCAGCCCATCGTGGACGCCGACGTCGACAACGTGGTCGACCTGAGCCGCGGCACCACCATCGAGCAGAACGGCGCCCGCGTCAACACCGTGGAGCACACGCTGGCCGCCCTGGTGGGCCTGCAGCTCGACAACGTGCTCATTCAACTCTCCGGCCCCGAGCCGCCCATCATGGACGGGTCGTCGGCCGAGTTCATCAAGGCCATCGAAACCGTGGGGTTGCAGGAGCAAAACGCGCTGCGCAACTACTACGAGATTCCCGAGAGCATCCGCTACGTTGACAACGCCCGAGGCGTCGAGATTGCGGCCCTGCCCCTGGCCGACTACCGCCTCACGGTGATGGTGGACTACAATTCGCCGGTGCTGGGCTCGCAACACGCTACGCTGGCCGACATCAACCAGTTTGGCGACGAAATTGCCTCCTCGCGCACCTTCTGCTTTTTGCACGAGCTGGAAATGCTCTACAAGAACAACTTAATTCGCGGCGGCGATTTGAGCAACGCCATCGTGGTGGTGGACCGCGTGGTGAGCGACGACGAGCTGACCGACCTGGCCAAAATGCTGGGCAAACCCCGCGTGTCGGTGAAGAAAGAGGGCATTTTGAACAACGTGGACCTGCGCCACAAAAACGAACCCGCGCGCCACAAGCTGCTCGACCTCGTGGGCGACCTCGCCCTGGTGGGCCGCCCGCTGAAAGGCCAGATTCTGGCCGCCCGCCCCGGCCACGCGGCCAACGTGGCCTTCGCCAAGCGCATCAAGAAGAAGATGCTGGAGGCCCGCAGCAACCCCGTGCCGGTGTACGACCTCAACCGCGAGCCGGTGATGGACATCAACCGCATCATGCAGGTGCTGCCTCACCGCTACCCGTTCATGATGATTGACAAGGTCATTCACCTCGACGACCAGGTGGTGACGGCCGTGAAAAACGTGTCCATCAACGAGCCCTTTTTCCAGGGCCACTTCCCCGGCAACCCGGTGATGCCCGGCGTGCTGCAGATTGAGGGCCTGGCCCAGACCGGCGGCATTCTGGTGATGAACACCGTGCCCGACCCCGAAAACTACTGGCAGTATTTCCTGGGCATCGAAAACGCCCGCTTCCGCAAGAAGGTGCTGCCCGGCGACACCATCATCTACCACTGCCAGCTGCTGGCGCCCATCAAGCGCGGCATCGCCAAAATGCGCGGCCAGGCCTTTGTGAATGGCAAAGTGGTGTGCGAAGCCGAAATGAGCGCCGCCATCGTCCGCAAAGACGCTTAG
- the lpxA gene encoding acyl-ACP--UDP-N-acetylglucosamine O-acyltransferase, which yields MLSPLAYIHPDARLAPGVTVEPFTTIAADVEIGEGTWIGPNVTIMSGARIGAHCQVFPGAVIGAVPQDLKFAGEQTTAVIGDHTVIRECVTVNRGTVDRGETRVGSHCLLMAYVHIAHDCVIGHHCILANTVQVAGHVEIGDYAIVGGSSAVHQFVKIGAHAMISGGSLVRKDVPPYVKAGREPLSYAGANSVGLRRRGFSEESINQVQQLYRTLFLGGLNNNDALAQIERELPATPERETAVGFVRAATRGIIKGPKRGRADGSEAE from the coding sequence ATGCTTTCTCCCCTCGCCTATATCCATCCCGATGCTCGCCTTGCGCCGGGCGTAACCGTTGAACCGTTTACGACCATTGCGGCCGATGTGGAGATTGGCGAGGGCACCTGGATTGGGCCCAACGTGACCATCATGAGCGGGGCCCGCATCGGGGCGCACTGCCAGGTGTTTCCGGGCGCCGTGATTGGGGCCGTGCCCCAGGATTTGAAGTTTGCCGGCGAGCAAACCACTGCCGTGATTGGCGACCACACCGTCATTCGGGAGTGCGTGACCGTAAACCGCGGCACCGTGGACCGCGGCGAAACCCGCGTGGGCAGCCACTGCCTGCTGATGGCCTACGTGCACATTGCCCACGACTGCGTCATCGGCCACCACTGCATTCTGGCCAACACCGTGCAGGTGGCGGGCCACGTCGAAATCGGCGATTACGCCATTGTGGGCGGCTCTTCGGCCGTGCACCAGTTCGTGAAAATCGGAGCGCACGCCATGATTTCGGGCGGCTCCTTGGTACGCAAAGACGTGCCGCCATACGTGAAAGCGGGCCGCGAGCCCCTGTCCTACGCCGGCGCCAACTCGGTGGGCCTGCGCCGCCGCGGCTTCTCCGAAGAGTCCATCAACCAGGTGCAGCAACTGTACCGCACGCTATTTCTGGGCGGGCTCAACAACAACGACGCCCTGGCTCAGATTGAGCGCGAGCTGCCCGCCACGCCCGAGCGCGAAACGGCGGTTGGCTTCGTGCGCGCGGCCACGCGCGGCATCATCAAAGGCCCCAAGCGCGGCCGGGCCGACGGCAGCGAAGCCGAGTAA
- a CDS encoding ATP-binding cassette domain-containing protein: MLITATGLGKRFQRDWIFRGLTRTFRPGSATAVLGPNGAGKSTLLNTISGQLLPTQGELTYELAGRKVAVEEVPQHLAYAAPYLELLEELTLLELLRFHTSFKPLRPGMTPDKLIDVMYLENARQQLVREFSSGMKQRLKLGLALYAAAPLLLLDEPTTNLDATGVAWYQEHVQATRAGRTLLLSSNVPAEYAFCDEQLLVTDFQKR; encoded by the coding sequence TTGCTAATCACCGCCACCGGCCTGGGCAAGCGCTTTCAGCGCGACTGGATATTTCGGGGGCTGACGCGCACCTTCCGGCCGGGCAGCGCCACGGCCGTGCTAGGGCCCAATGGCGCCGGCAAAAGCACCCTGCTGAACACGATTTCGGGCCAACTTCTGCCCACACAGGGCGAGCTGACTTATGAGCTTGCCGGCCGGAAGGTGGCCGTGGAGGAGGTGCCGCAGCACCTGGCCTACGCCGCCCCCTACCTGGAGTTGCTGGAGGAGCTCACGTTACTGGAGCTGCTGCGGTTTCACACCAGTTTCAAGCCCCTGCGGCCTGGCATGACTCCAGATAAGCTCATCGACGTAATGTACCTGGAAAACGCACGTCAGCAGCTAGTACGCGAGTTTTCGTCGGGCATGAAGCAGCGGCTGAAGCTGGGGCTGGCGCTGTACGCCGCCGCGCCCCTGCTCCTACTCGACGAGCCCACCACCAACCTCGACGCCACCGGCGTGGCCTGGTACCAGGAACATGTGCAGGCCACCCGCGCCGGCCGCACCTTGCTGCTCAGCTCCAACGTGCCGGCAGAGTACGCGTTTTGCGACGAGCAATTGTTGGTTACAGATTTCCAGAAGCGCTAA